TTCTTTACCACTAAAATAAGTAATATGTAGTTTTCATTATTTGTTTACAATCACTGCAACAAAATTAGAACTTAACATCCTACACACCATTCAAACAACActactaaattaaaatatgtttgatttccTGTTGAACTTGTTATgcataaatttcaaaatcaaatttagcgGTCCATCGCAAACTAAACACAGATGGAAAAGGAAAGGTGGAAATACTTTTACAAACTTCATTTTATTATCAACATTTGTTTGTAAGGGATATCTAAACATacacttaaattaaaaagtctaaactaagttaaaattagcttttTCCTTGTTTTATGTTTCCCTTGGGGAAAAGCGAAGAGAGGcaaaacacaacacaacacaacacacgTGTGTAATTGTTTATGTGActgacacacacacactacaCACATTGAATCAATCAATGGTGGTTGCATCCATTCGgcttcttccttctccactCCTCTCTTTCGCTCCTCGTCGCTCTCCATATTCATATTCATGGCGCTCTCATCCCTCTTTAACCATTCCCTTCTCTTCCATCCACTCCAGTAACCACTACTTCCATtccaacattttctttttattaacaaCTTCTCATATTGCAACCTAACCTTAGCCTATGTTTTCGATTGGAACACTGTTGTCTGTTGCAAATTACACAtctttaattgttgttatttttatttctgaaaaaaaaatcaatcttttgtggatttatgtataaataaattattactacATACAATTTGTGTTGACTTGTGAGTTCGTCTTGTTGCAGAAGCTTCTACTAAGGGAGATGGTGGAGCAGTGGAATTGGGTGGTGATCAAACAGAGCTTATATTTTTGGGGACTGGAACCAGTGAAGGGGTTCCACGTGTCAGCTGCTTGACTAACCCTTTACTCAAATGTGAGGTACATAACATTATTCAACACAACCATGTtcatgttattattgatgaatgaaTTTGACATTATGGAATGGAATCTTTaggtttttttattggttttggtATTATGATTGTTGGTTATTGCAGGTGTGTTCAAAAGCTGCTCAACCGGGTAATAAGAATAGGAGACTTAACACAAGCATCCTCATTCGTCACCCCAATTCCTCAGGAACACACAATAATATTCTTATAGATGCTGGAAAGTATGTTTTTAATTCCCCTATGTAGTATGCATTGAGATTGTGTTGGATTAGGAATTAGGAGGATGAAATTTATCAGCCTTATATATTGATGTTAGTCCATATATGTGATTTGTTGTTCGGTTTTAGGTTGGCCCCTTattggacttttttttttttttccttttctaactTGTCAAAACTCTGCTGGAACATTGACATATTAGTTGTTAGCGGTGTAGCTTTCCTTGGATATGTTGCTTGtataatttttgtattgaaTGCAGAAGAAGCCTAAAATCGATCCATTAGGAATTGAAGGATACTCCACTGTTTGTGATCACAATTTTTGCAGTAGAAAAGTCTTCAGTGACTTGAAGTGCTTAATTGGTAGCATGTAAATGggtacatatataataattggcATCTTGGTTGTGATAGAGTTATGGGTATCAATGAGTCTTTTCTTGTTTGTCTCAAAGATAGTCTTGTATGTGTGGGTTGAATTCTAAATAAGTCGGAGTTGCCCAGTCATGAAATGATATAAGCTGTGTCTTAGGATATAATGACGTCTTAACCATGGATATAATGAGTTCTGTTTGAAGGAAAACCTGGATATGATAGGATCATGTACTTCATTTGGGTGCtgataacaaattaatttacttGTTGCAGATTTTTCTATCACAGTGCTCTCCATTGGTTTCCTGCTTTTGGGTTAGTTTTTACCTGTTATTGATATTGTTACATGAGATGGCTTCTCCATTTTATgtactttattttgtttttctttataggAAAAAATATGATGCAACATTAATAACAATGGTTAGGAAAGGACATGCAAATTAGGAAAAGAAACTTGCACAAACTATGTGTGGTATATACACAATTTAGACCATTCAGAAAGTTATGTAAGGTTATCCAATGGTTTGAGTGGATGGCTGCAAGGAGTGTATGAGCATAAGTTTGTGCAAGCATCAATACCCATGCAAAATGAATTGGGCTTATCAAATATCTGGAATGCTTTTTAATACTAAAcaatttaagagaaataaatCTTATAAGAAGACTTGTACAAGTgacatttcttttttgttttaaatgctTTTTCTTAAGGAATCTTGATTATTGACCCTAAAATTTATGAAGTAGATGGTGTTACagattttcttgtatttttctgCCTTGATTTTATATATCTGTAACTTGTATTTCTGTCAGGATAAGAACAATTGATGCGGTCATTATTACTCATTCACATGCTGATGCAATCGGAGGTCTGACATAATACTCTCTGATATTCTGTGGATAATTAATATCAATATGACTGGTCATATAAACTAACTCTGCTTCTTTCTTCTACCCAGGTCTTGATGATCTTAGAGATTGGACAAACAATGTTCAGCCTCATATTCCAATATATGTAGCCAAGCGCGACTTCGAGGTCCTCTCCCATGAACTTTTCTTCTAAAATCCAAGTTGTCAATTTTACTTTCTGCTTGTTATCTGTATATATGCACATTGTAATTATGATTTAAGAGTGAAAGGCCTCCTATATATCTATGCattgtattaaataaattaatgtttttcatGGGAAATTGTGAATTTGTGCGTGTTGCGTATGATATTCATTCTTTCTCTGGGAAAGGAAGGTGCACAAGTGATATTTATAGCTACTTAATGCCAATAATACATCTGCTTCAACATTTACACCAcagaaattcattataaatttagaaaatatttatatgacGAATTTTAGTTAAAATCTGAGAAGGGTTAAAAGTTGGATTAAACTATACCTACTGAAAAGTGTGTGTACTGAAACCTAATAATAATCATCATATGAAAGAAATCAAATATTCGTCTTCTGGTGTAGGGTGAAGACCTGAAAATTGTGTATCAGAAGATCCTATCTAATATCTCCAAAGGTTTCTATCTTTTCTAATTTGCAtgatgaaacaattttttcactaCGTGAGCTTCCAAAGTCATGCCTAAGAGAGAAGCTGGCCATCCTGCACCATAGTCATGATTGTCTCTTAATAATTTACTCTACTTTTAAGACAATTGCCATTATTTAGATCACTGTTAGCTGGAAAATAAAGGTTTTAGGggaattttcttccttttccaatattttaatttttaactttcaagatGGAGCATAATAAGCTTGGTTTCTTAAGGTTTACATGTCATCCATTTTAgatatttaatttcttctttgcTGTGAATTTGGAGTTCCCCTTAATTGCACTTGTAGCTCTATCCTGGAGCGGAGGGGAAAACCAAGGAAAGCttgtgtttttcatttttaatgatCTGCTGAATCATTCACCATTTGTTGCTTCAATGAGCAACTGTTGGGATATGTTTTTATAATGAATCTATTCTTGTATTCATCATCGAAATATGCAGGTGATGACGAAGACCCATTATTATTTAGTAGATACTAGTGTTATCTTACCTGGGGCCAAAGTCTCAGAGTTGCAATTCAATATCATATCGGAAGAACCATTTTTTGTACATGAACTGAAGGTCAGTActattattagttttaatatCTTGAATTGGGGCATTTTTGTACTTTGTCCCTGTTCACTCTATTTTCTCACCTATtgctcaattaattaatttgtgacATGTTCCTTCTTGTGGATGGGGCTTGGCTCTATTTTTTAACCCTTCTATTATTGTACTTCAGTTCACCCCATTACCAGTGTGGCACGGCCAGAATTATCGGTCCCTTGGTTTTCGTTTTGGTAATATATGTTACATTAGGTAATGCTTCTACCTAAGTGGAAAAGTACTTGATTACAATTCAGTTCAtctttttcatctatttatgTTGGTTTGATCATGCGTCTAAATATGCAGTGATGTCAGTGACATTCCTGAAGAAACTTATCCACTTCTAAAAGACTGTGAAATTCTAATCCTGGTGACCTACCCTCCCATCCTTTCTATCTTGCCACAGATGTGTCTTATTTATCCATGACATAACTGGAATTACTTGTATGATTTCTCCCTCGCTCATATGGTGTGTGATTTTACAGGATGCTTTGAGGCCTGACCGCTCTACTTCTACACATTTTGGACTTCAAAGGGTAATAATTAGTTTCACATTTGTTAAAACTTTCCATGGACGGAGGAAATTTATTCTGATCTTCCATTTCAGGCCTTGGAGGAAGTGCGAAAAATTCAACCCAAAAGAACACTTTTTACCGGTAAGTTTAGCTTAAGCCTTCTAGTTACTTAATGCTTGCTTTAATTTCTTGCCTTAATCTACTTCAGTTCATTGATCATGCATTTAGGAAGCCTGATAGAACCTCTCAAGAATTTCAtaattagtaaataaaaaaatgtggggcagttattattttactttttccaTCAATGTACAAtgctttagaaaaataattcttcAATGTCTCCTTATTGGGGAATTTGAAGGTATGATGCATCTGATGGATCATGAAGAAGTGAATGACTCCCTTGCGAAACTATTGGAGTCTGAAGGCCTTGATGCACAACTGAGCTATGATGGGCTTCGTATACCAATCAGACTCTAGTTTGTATACAGTCTCATTCATAagacaactattttttttttctcaaagagaaattattaaataaacattcAAATGATTTTACAAGTTCATACATTCTGCAGGTTCCTGCAACTATTCTACCTTCTTCCTATCATCATTGatcattctttcttttctccttgCCTCTGTTAGAGACAAGAAACACCTACGATGATACTATTACCATAAATGTAACAAAGGAGGATTTTTTTTCCCCATGCAAtgaaagatttaatttttttaatatgatcgTACAGTATGGAGagctaataatgtaaaatttaattaagtccACATTTAAATAATGACGAATTTTAAGAGTTGATGACATTTCAGTTTTTTTGAGAAACTATAATATAAACTCCAATGGGTAGATCCACTCAAAAGGAGGTCTAtgtataacaaattaacaatgttGGAGGACAGGTTTGGACGCTGAAGCTCTCACTAGTTTGGAATCGGTACTTTGACAGTGACAAGTTGACAATCAGACATTTCAAGTAGTGTATACTATTGTTGCCCTATCATAAACGCAATTGGAGCTTATTgtcataatttgtattttttgggGCCTATAGTATACAGTTCCCACATAGAAATTCATGTTGAGTTGAGATGATGGTCCACCATGTTTTCTAGGCACCGAGTCAATCAAAGATTGGTGTTACGTTCAGAAAAGCTagtacttttcttttttgttgttcgCAAAATGGATCACGTAATACCTGCAGTTTTATTATGAGTGGACGATAGATTTTGCAAAGTTTtggaataataatattaatatatgataAAGAAGGTCTGTGTATAACAATACGACAGAATTGGAATGTTAGGTCGAGTGTTTGAACGGGGGATTTGGGTTAATATTGctctttttatttccttttctttctaaataaaatatgttttttttttctcaaaatattttgatgTGTTGGTTTTAGTCTtgtaaaaatttaatacatttcCAGTTCTGTATTTACCAAAAGTGACATGGTTTAATCCCTTATCAAGAACTAAAGCACGTGTTTCGGTAAAAACGAAAGaactacaaatatattaaatttttataaactaaaactaatatttaaaaatattttaaaagattgaaaacatattttgccaTTCTTTTTTTACCCCTTACGTTCACAATGTCTTTGTGTATCTTGAACTAATTTCTACTCATACCTTTAATGCTGTAATTATCTCTTGAAGATGCTTTTGATAAGATTTAAAGTGAAGCCTGATTGTAAGATAGCTCAAGCTATCAACTGAAAATGATATAAATGAAGTTTCCATCGACAAGGCATATCAAGTTTGTGATGATTACTCAGACAGTTTAGTCAAgatcagtttttttttgttttttaaaatatagaatgATACAAATGTATGTTTGAACAAGaattgaatatataataaatacaagtatcgatatattcatttaataattaactttacgaagggttaaaaaaaagtgaatttaGAGTGATAATGTGGTGGGGAGTACAAGGTGAGACATTAAGGCATGTGaaaaaaacatttggaaagttggGCATGGCTTGCCTCCTGTTACGTCATATCACAATCCACAACTCCTCTCTTtccgtataattttttttaaggcacAATCATTAAGGATGATAATGGAAGTCCAATTCAACAAGTACTCCCATAATTATTCATAACGAATAGAATCTTTAACTTTATTCGttataataaaaactatttacTAATAAGTTATATTCGATTATATGCCATTCagcataaaaatttaattaataatataaatattgtgaatttatattaatataaaatatattatattaattcctACCATTACTTTAGTATGTAAGCGTATTCCATCCTCTTTTTTCCTCCCCTttaatttcctttcttctttaatATATCCAACTAAACAAAGATTAAGTGTATgtttagtagaaaaaaaaaattaatgaaagtgTGAAGaatgaaaagagataaaaaaaaaaagaattgaaatagtatgaaattaagtaatttggtagaaataaaagaatataaaaaagaagaaatatttgaattaaaataatttaataagtaaataaaaaaaactagacaaGTAAGAATAACTGATTATTCAAATGCATAATCAGTCATCTTACTGTTGAAATTGCGTGAGAGAttcaattttctctctcttctatcaCTTTCCTTTGATTGACAACATACATACaaactcctctctctctctacttTAATCTTATTTTGGGTGAAAGTTTTATGGAAATGGGCCTCacatctttttcaaaaaaaattgcaaactgTAATCTAATCTGCCACCAAACACTCATTTTCACAACTTTCATTCCAAAATAGTCCAAATCAATTACACTCAACATTCACCCCTTAGACGTGTTGGTGATGTGTATCATGACTCAAACTAtgtctaataattaaaaaaatataaagattccAGTAATAACTTCTAACCAAATCAACTCCCATATGCAACATTCACTAAGGGCGTGTTTAAGTAACCACCACAAAGTGTGTTTACCCAACCCACATTGTTGGTGTTAAGTGTAAAGGAAAATTTCCACAAAATGTGTAACGGTCAATATATAAGTGACAGTAACTTACTATATATTTAATAGATTAAAGTTTTgtcatttaattaagaaaagtacATTAATGTTTTGCATTAAATATAACGTTCAATCTATTTATGTGATTTGTTTCGGTATTTTATACTTCTTTTGCTTAGTTTGATTCATAACTCCTCGGTGAGTTTTATACGTGGACAAATAAATTATGTAGCTCATAAGAGTGTCTAAATTTTATGCTTGTTCACAAATTTTTGCGTATCCTCCTAATCAGTGACGAATTTAGAGGGGATAGGTAGGACCCTAGATCCTAATCCCCTATCTTTAtacttcttatatatatatatatattatttttaagttagtgcacaattaattttatatgatatataataataacGATTAGTGTTAGAGAGtataaaattgtgaaaaataattgtttttattgttattatgataatgattaagattattatcatttaaaacaataatttatttcaattttatgtgtaacaataaagttacatatttaaaaatttataaaagaagaaaaaaaattgagtccCTCTAATAGATTTCTGGAACCGTTGCTCCTGATTGTATCAATTCTTTTATTATCAATGAAAGTGATCGtgttacagtaaaaaaaaaataaaaaaatagtgaacTGGTAAATATGATTGAGTGAATGTGAGATAccagaaaaaacaaataagaaataGAAGTGTTCAATTCTTATATATATCGTTGCAAAGATTTTAATATaccatcaattaattaaaatatatgtttaaataactattatacaatttaataatcttatcatatataaagacattttataatgaaatacaaaatattctaatcaaattaaaattaaaatacacatgaatgacaatatGACTTTAACTTAATACATAACGCCATAATATAAAGGGATTAGTCTACTCTGAATTACTTTATAACTCATTTCTGTCTGgatctgtttatttttttttttcatcacattACAGATTATatctatgatattttttttcttcaatttatcTTTTCCTCCAGTGAAAATGGAGTAAACGTTGAACATTATTCCTCGTTAGATTGATTCTGGCACATGAGAGAGAGGGGATCCTCTTCCCTTTCAGTTGTCCCTTTCAACCTTCACGGGTGTGGACTATGCATATGCCTATAATAATGCAATGTAATTGCCGTGTGATTGTGCTTATCAAaatcagattcaatgcatggtGAGCTTTCTCAGAGGGGCCCACTCTCTTGCCAGACAAAACACATCACAACCGTACACGTGGCCTTTCTTGTTCAGTGTACACTACCCTTCatccaaaaatcaacaaacctCTCAAAATTGTGTTTATATATACTTATAGTGTTGCTACTTGCTACCATAGTGTGAAGGCTTAACAATATAACATTCAaacaagtattatttttttatcataaatatttaatttaatcgtTAATacgagtaatttttttataaaaatatactattatttaattaaaaatttttattagtataatttttaaaataattattatttaaatcaatatatttatcatatatgattaattatgatt
This region of Glycine max cultivar Williams 82 chromosome 7, Glycine_max_v4.0, whole genome shotgun sequence genomic DNA includes:
- the LOC100786919 gene encoding putative hydrolase C777.06c-like isoform X2, with the translated sequence MVVASIRLLPSPLLSFAPRRSPYSYSWRSHPSLTIPFSSIHSKASTKGDGGAVELGGDQTELIFLGTGTSEGVPRVSCLTNPLLKCEVCSKAAQPGNKNRRLNTSILIRHPNSSGTHNNILIDAGKFFYHSALHWFPAFGIRTIDAVIITHSHADAIGGLDDLRDWTNNVQPHIPIYVAKRDFEVMTKTHYYLVDTSVILPGAKVSELQFNIISEEPFFVHELKFTPLPVWHGQNYRSLGFRFGNICYISDVSDIPEETYPLLKDCEILILDALRPDRSTSTHFGLQRALEEVRKIQPKRTLFTGLDAEALTSLESVL
- the LOC100786919 gene encoding putative hydrolase C777.06c-like isoform X3, which encodes MVVASIRLLPSPLLSFAPRRSPYSYSWRSHPSLTIPFSSIHSKASTKGDGGAVELGGDQTELIFLGTGTSEGVPRVSCLTNPLLKCEVCSKAAQPGNKNRRLNTSILIRHPNSSGTHNNILIDAGKFFYHSALHWFPAFGIRTIDAVIITHSHADAIGGLDDLRDWTNNVQPHIPIYVAKRDFEFTPLPVWHGQNYRSLGFRFGNICYISDVSDIPEETYPLLKDCEILILDALRPDRSTSTHFGLQRALEEVRKIQPKRTLFTGMMHLMDHEEVNDSLAKLLESEGLDAQLSYDGLRIPIRL
- the LOC100786919 gene encoding putative hydrolase C777.06c-like isoform X1, translating into MVVASIRLLPSPLLSFAPRRSPYSYSWRSHPSLTIPFSSIHSKASTKGDGGAVELGGDQTELIFLGTGTSEGVPRVSCLTNPLLKCEVCSKAAQPGNKNRRLNTSILIRHPNSSGTHNNILIDAGKFFYHSALHWFPAFGIRTIDAVIITHSHADAIGGLDDLRDWTNNVQPHIPIYVAKRDFEVMTKTHYYLVDTSVILPGAKVSELQFNIISEEPFFVHELKFTPLPVWHGQNYRSLGFRFGNICYISDVSDIPEETYPLLKDCEILILDALRPDRSTSTHFGLQRALEEVRKIQPKRTLFTGMMHLMDHEEVNDSLAKLLESEGLDAQLSYDGLRIPIRL
- the LOC100786919 gene encoding putative hydrolase C777.06c-like, translating into MVVASIRLLPSPLLSFAPRRSPYSYSWRSHPSLTIPFSSIHSTSTKGDGGAVELGGDQTELIFLGTGTSEGVPRVSCLTNPLLKCEVCSKAAQPGNKNRRLNTSILIRHPNSSGTHNNILIDAGKFFYHSALHWFPAFGIRTIDAVIITHSHADAIGGLDDLRDWTNNVQPHIPIYVAKRDFEVMTKTHYYLVDTSVILPGAKVSELQFNIISEEPFFVHELKFTPLPVWHGQNYRSLGFRFGNICYISDVSDIPEETYPLLKDCEILILDALRPDRSTSTHFGLQRALEEVRKIQPKRTLFTGMMHLMDHEEVNDSLAKLLESEGLDAQLSYDGLRIPIRL